The Mycolicibacterium smegmatis genome has a window encoding:
- a CDS encoding GMC oxidoreductase, which translates to MVCPKWVFSTGMVQSMSTDQMTDELDVIVVGAGLAGSVAALTVARAGYSVGVIECGPPRSQNRDPAPGKMRRAIARLAGRTLPRPGRWPVPLMRDRGGGRPAKAMAAVLGFGPGGSSTVYGAALSRYRRSDFTAMRPPGALPREWPIDYDDFRPFYARTEKLLRVAGAPDPLDPDDDAVLRSPPPLGPRDAALVKAMQAAGLHPYRLHVGIDYLPGCSECLGDACPRACKADGNNRALQQAVASGASVFCDETVVRLEPLSGQLQVISREGGPAATSGVLRKRLARNVILAAGALNTPLLLARSSGLWRDGTAPPLLGRGLMFHITDILGLRAPSDVPNYGPQKTLAIRDLYEVGEVQSMAMRVGTAPIASYLRAEAERLGLGWLGGGLEALRIPAAVAARFLGKAATFATVQEDYAYEANRVWEDPSHPERICFRYEVPDELRERSARGRRIIRDRLRHLRPFFLSPLATPNLGHPMGTCRMGNDPAVSVTDAQGRVWGLPNVVVADAATLPTSGSTNPALTVSANALRIAESLVNRMNEAALEPSPHHAE; encoded by the coding sequence ATGGTGTGCCCGAAGTGGGTTTTTTCAACGGGCATGGTTCAGTCGATGAGCACTGACCAGATGACTGACGAACTCGATGTGATCGTCGTAGGGGCTGGGTTGGCGGGCAGCGTCGCAGCGCTCACGGTGGCCCGGGCGGGATACTCGGTAGGGGTCATCGAATGCGGCCCTCCGCGGTCGCAGAACCGCGACCCCGCTCCAGGGAAGATGCGAAGGGCCATCGCCAGGCTGGCTGGGCGCACTCTGCCCCGGCCCGGGCGGTGGCCTGTCCCGTTGATGCGGGACAGAGGTGGTGGTCGGCCGGCAAAAGCCATGGCAGCAGTGCTGGGCTTCGGTCCAGGGGGCTCATCCACCGTCTACGGCGCCGCGCTGTCGCGATACCGCCGGTCGGATTTCACGGCGATGCGGCCGCCTGGTGCTCTGCCTCGCGAATGGCCGATCGACTACGACGATTTCCGACCCTTCTATGCCCGGACAGAGAAGTTGCTACGGGTTGCCGGCGCGCCGGACCCGCTGGACCCTGATGACGACGCGGTACTGAGGTCACCGCCGCCGCTTGGCCCACGCGATGCGGCGTTGGTGAAGGCCATGCAGGCGGCCGGCCTTCATCCCTACCGGCTGCACGTCGGAATCGACTATCTACCAGGGTGTTCCGAATGTCTGGGTGACGCCTGCCCGCGAGCCTGCAAGGCGGATGGGAACAACCGGGCATTGCAACAGGCGGTGGCGTCCGGTGCGTCCGTATTCTGCGACGAAACCGTGGTCCGGCTGGAACCGTTGTCCGGGCAGCTACAGGTCATCAGCCGAGAGGGTGGCCCCGCAGCAACGAGCGGTGTCCTGCGTAAGCGACTGGCGCGTAACGTGATCCTCGCAGCGGGTGCATTGAACACGCCTCTCCTTCTGGCGCGATCAAGCGGATTGTGGCGCGACGGAACCGCTCCGCCACTACTGGGACGCGGTTTGATGTTCCACATAACCGACATACTCGGCCTTCGGGCTCCGAGTGATGTTCCCAACTACGGCCCCCAGAAGACATTGGCCATCCGCGACCTTTACGAAGTCGGCGAGGTCCAGTCGATGGCGATGCGGGTGGGGACAGCTCCGATCGCGTCCTACCTACGCGCCGAGGCTGAACGCCTTGGACTCGGATGGCTCGGCGGCGGATTGGAAGCACTTCGTATTCCCGCCGCTGTCGCGGCGAGGTTCCTGGGCAAGGCAGCTACCTTCGCCACGGTCCAGGAGGACTACGCATATGAGGCAAATCGTGTGTGGGAGGATCCGAGTCATCCGGAACGAATCTGCTTCCGGTACGAGGTGCCGGACGAGCTCCGAGAGCGATCGGCGCGGGGTCGGCGCATCATTCGCGATCGCCTCCGGCACCTCCGGCCGTTCTTCTTGAGCCCGTTGGCGACTCCGAATTTGGGTCATCCGATGGGGACCTGCCGGATGGGTAATGATCCGGCTGTATCGGTCACCGACGCCCAGGGACGGGTCTGGGGTCTGCCCAATGTGGTGGTCGCTGACGCCGCGACGTTACCAACCTCAGGTTCGACAAACCCCGCCCTGACTGTCTCTGCGAATGCTCTGCGTATCGCCGAGTCGCTGGTGAACCGAATGAATGAGGCTGCGCTGGAACCGAGTCCGCATCATGCCGAATGA
- a CDS encoding oligosaccharide flippase family protein has protein sequence MRLTGLATIAILTRLLTPEDFGVVAAAMTVTPFLLLLADLGLSTYVLQVKRADQRLLSTAFWYSLTMAIVLMAAVAAFAPVIASLFDLPKAAPVLRGCSLAAGFIILCSVPAALLRREMRFRALSLQWLASAVIAQVVAVVLAFRGAGAWALVSQLVIAEAISCVLVWQAARWRPTLQFSKSEFFDMAKFGNKVIAADVIVAMRPAAEAAIISTVLGPAALGFLSIAQRLVQVTQDLGGKALVPVSTVVFAKVRESPERLQSAYLKALGIAYAAVSPLMTVVVVGGTLVVPLLFGQGWDHSVPVAQALSLAAILTLGAIIDQRLHYGIGRPGRWLVYAGCIGAVEIAVTALVAHNGLNWVAIGFVSVAFVATVIRWVLVGRLLDIPPRTLARVFAAASVAVAGSAGAGLLVLSLTGGWAPAWSLAAVMVAVGVVHIGIVRVVSPDVYRTVRSLVHRAPELDESL, from the coding sequence ATGCGTTTGACCGGCCTCGCCACCATCGCCATCCTCACGCGCCTGCTGACGCCTGAGGACTTCGGGGTGGTCGCGGCAGCGATGACGGTCACGCCCTTCCTGCTGTTACTTGCCGACCTAGGGCTGTCCACCTATGTACTTCAGGTCAAAAGGGCCGATCAGCGACTGCTGAGCACAGCATTCTGGTACTCGCTGACGATGGCGATCGTACTGATGGCAGCGGTGGCCGCGTTTGCGCCGGTGATCGCGTCCTTGTTCGATCTACCAAAGGCTGCACCCGTGTTACGTGGCTGCTCACTCGCGGCCGGGTTCATCATCCTCTGCTCGGTCCCGGCAGCGCTACTGCGGCGGGAGATGCGGTTTCGCGCGCTCTCGCTCCAGTGGTTGGCTTCTGCAGTCATCGCGCAGGTGGTTGCTGTCGTCCTCGCTTTCCGCGGCGCAGGTGCATGGGCGCTGGTGAGTCAGCTGGTGATCGCCGAGGCGATCAGCTGTGTCTTGGTGTGGCAGGCGGCGCGTTGGCGTCCGACGCTCCAGTTCTCGAAGTCAGAGTTTTTCGATATGGCGAAATTCGGAAACAAGGTCATCGCTGCCGATGTGATCGTGGCCATGAGACCTGCGGCAGAGGCAGCGATCATCTCGACCGTCCTCGGACCGGCCGCGCTCGGGTTCCTGAGCATCGCGCAGCGGCTGGTTCAGGTGACACAGGACCTCGGTGGAAAGGCCCTGGTCCCGGTTTCCACGGTCGTCTTCGCCAAGGTCCGCGAGTCTCCGGAGCGATTGCAGTCGGCATATCTGAAGGCCTTGGGTATCGCCTATGCCGCCGTATCTCCACTGATGACAGTGGTCGTGGTCGGCGGCACACTGGTTGTCCCACTTCTCTTCGGGCAAGGATGGGACCACAGCGTTCCGGTGGCACAAGCGCTCTCTCTGGCGGCCATTCTGACCCTCGGCGCGATCATCGATCAACGCCTGCACTACGGAATCGGCAGGCCAGGTCGCTGGCTGGTGTATGCCGGGTGCATCGGTGCGGTCGAGATAGCAGTGACAGCGCTGGTGGCCCATAACGGTTTGAACTGGGTGGCGATCGGATTTGTCTCAGTTGCATTCGTGGCGACAGTCATCCGGTGGGTCTTGGTCGGTCGGCTACTGGATATCCCGCCGCGGACACTCGCAAGGGTCTTCGCCGCGGCATCGGTAGCTGTCGCCGGTTCAGCTGGGGCAGGTCTACTTGTTCTCTCCCTCACCGGAGGATGGGCGCCGGCGTGGTCCCTGGCAGCTGTCATGGTCGCTGTCGGTGTGGTTCATATCGGCATCGTCCGTGTTGTCTCACCTGACGTGTATCGCACCGTGAGGTCATTGGTGCACCGAGCTCCTGAACTAGACGAATCGCTCTGA